A window of the Verminephrobacter eiseniae EF01-2 genome harbors these coding sequences:
- a CDS encoding ABC transporter ATP-binding protein, whose translation MNRAITVDRLRAGYTREVDILDGISLQVQRAEIVSLLGPNGCGKSTLLKAIAGFVQPRSGQVLLERRDVSALPAHEKMRSCSLGFVPQTENIFSALSVRENLQIGGHYLAPAARLGRIERLCSLYPVLARKLRAPAASLSGGERQILALARALMPSPKVLLLDEPSAGLAPMVLRQVFDAIVEIRDEEQVSILMVEQNAVEALRISDRAYILALGAVALSGRADELLHDPKVRDLYLGGRAA comes from the coding sequence ATGAACCGGGCCATCACCGTCGATCGGCTCAGAGCCGGCTACACCCGGGAGGTGGACATCCTCGACGGCATTTCGCTGCAAGTGCAGCGGGCGGAAATCGTCAGCTTGCTCGGCCCCAATGGCTGCGGCAAATCGACCCTGCTCAAAGCCATCGCCGGCTTTGTCCAGCCGCGCAGCGGCCAGGTGCTGCTGGAACGCAGGGATGTCTCGGCACTGCCGGCGCACGAGAAGATGCGCTCGTGCAGCCTGGGCTTCGTGCCGCAGACGGAGAACATCTTCAGCGCGCTGAGCGTGCGCGAGAACCTGCAGATCGGCGGCCATTACCTGGCCCCGGCAGCGCGGCTCGGGCGCATCGAGCGGCTGTGCTCGCTCTACCCGGTGCTGGCGCGCAAGCTCCGGGCGCCGGCGGCCTCCTTGTCCGGGGGCGAGCGGCAGATTCTGGCGCTGGCGCGCGCCCTGATGCCAAGCCCGAAAGTGCTGCTGCTCGACGAACCCTCCGCAGGGCTGGCGCCGATGGTCCTGCGCCAGGTGTTCGATGCCATCGTCGAGATCCGCGATGAGGAGCAGGTCAGCATCCTGATGGTCGAACAAAATGCGGTCGAGGCCCTGCGCATCTCGGACCGGGCCTACATCCTGGCGCTGGGCGCCGTGGCGCTCAGCGGCCGCGCAGATGAACTGCTGCACGACCCCAAGGTGCGCGACTTGTACCTCGGCGGGCGTGCCGCATGA
- a CDS encoding ABC transporter ATP-binding protein codes for MKPPLLQVSGLAKAFDANQVLHDLQFAIAPGEIVGLLGPNGSGKSTLLNIVSGFERPDAGDIRLDGRSIAALPTDRIVALGMVRTFQLPAMPQKMSVLEVAMAAATGAHGVLATLLRSPAARRAERQGHDKAVELLAALLLAPVSHLPAAAISGGQKKLLGIVCALMAGPRLLMLDEPTAGVHPDLRRDIVQALQGLHARGMTLVIVEHDMHFIRELCTRCIVLDQGRIVASCRPDELASNERVVQAYLGASAKEPGR; via the coding sequence ATGAAGCCCCCCTTGCTGCAAGTGAGCGGCCTGGCCAAAGCCTTCGATGCCAACCAGGTGTTGCACGATCTGCAGTTCGCGATTGCCCCCGGCGAGATCGTCGGCCTGCTCGGGCCCAACGGCTCGGGCAAGAGCACGCTGCTCAACATCGTCAGCGGTTTCGAGCGGCCCGATGCCGGCGACATCCGGCTGGACGGCCGCTCCATCGCTGCGCTGCCGACCGACCGCATCGTCGCGCTGGGCATGGTGCGCACCTTCCAGTTGCCGGCCATGCCGCAAAAAATGTCGGTGCTGGAAGTGGCCATGGCGGCCGCCACCGGCGCGCATGGCGTGCTGGCGACGCTGCTGCGCAGTCCGGCAGCGCGCCGGGCCGAGCGCCAAGGCCACGACAAGGCCGTCGAACTTCTGGCCGCGCTGCTGCTGGCGCCGGTCAGCCATTTGCCGGCGGCAGCCATCTCGGGCGGCCAGAAAAAGCTGCTCGGCATCGTTTGCGCGCTGATGGCCGGGCCCCGCCTGCTGATGCTCGACGAACCGACGGCCGGGGTGCATCCCGATCTGCGCCGCGACATCGTGCAGGCGCTGCAAGGACTCCATGCGCGCGGCATGACCCTGGTCATCGTCGAGCATGACATGCACTTCATCCGCGAACTGTGCACACGCTGCATCGTTCTCGACCAAGGCCGCATCGTGGCCAGTTGCCGGCCCGACGAACTGGCGTCGAACGAGCGGGTGGTGCAAGCCTATCTGGGTGCCAGCGCCAAGGAGCCCGGCCGATGA
- a CDS encoding branched-chain amino acid ABC transporter permease, with protein MFDFLTYLLTIGGIYAIMALGLNIQAGYGGLLNFGHIAFAGIGAYATGIAHARGWPVPAGMALGMALATALGWCIGRLGRRLAADYWGIATLAVAEILRTVALNEDWLTGGANGISAIPGLFENQPRPWNELLFMALVLGLVALLAWLSARLGDGRFGRAIRLMREQPQLAACMGYDLQSLKTRTVMSGAAVTALAGSLYALQMNFAGPEFLLAAETFVLWTMLMVGGIGRTAGVLLGVVLLQAVHAFVPFAKDMLGFDSDRAGALRLGMIGLILLACLLLRREGLLPEKLRASA; from the coding sequence GTGTTTGATTTCCTGACCTACCTGCTGACCATCGGCGGCATCTACGCCATCATGGCGCTGGGCCTGAACATACAGGCGGGCTACGGCGGACTGCTCAATTTCGGCCATATCGCCTTTGCCGGCATCGGCGCATATGCCACCGGCATTGCCCACGCGCGCGGCTGGCCGGTGCCGGCCGGCATGGCGCTGGGCATGGCCCTGGCGACGGCCCTGGGGTGGTGCATCGGCAGGCTCGGGCGCAGGCTGGCGGCGGACTACTGGGGCATTGCCACGCTGGCGGTGGCCGAAATCCTGCGCACCGTGGCCCTCAACGAGGACTGGCTGACCGGCGGCGCCAATGGCATCAGCGCCATCCCGGGGCTGTTCGAGAACCAGCCGCGCCCGTGGAACGAACTGCTGTTCATGGCGCTGGTGCTGGGCCTCGTGGCGCTGCTGGCGTGGCTGTCGGCGCGGCTGGGCGATGGGCGTTTCGGCCGGGCCATCCGCCTGATGCGCGAGCAGCCGCAACTGGCCGCGTGCATGGGCTACGACCTGCAGTCGCTCAAGACGCGCACCGTCATGAGCGGCGCCGCCGTGACGGCGCTGGCCGGCAGCCTGTATGCGCTGCAAATGAACTTCGCCGGCCCCGAGTTCCTGCTGGCCGCCGAAACCTTCGTGCTGTGGACGATGCTGATGGTAGGCGGCATCGGCCGAACGGCGGGGGTGTTGCTGGGCGTGGTGCTGCTGCAGGCGGTCCATGCCTTCGTGCCGTTTGCGAAAGACATGCTGGGCTTCGATTCCGATCGCGCCGGCGCGCTGCGCCTGGGAATGATCGGCCTGATCCTGTTGGCTTGCCTGCTGCTGCGCCGCGAGGGCTTGCTGCCGGAAAAGCTCAGGGCCAGCGCATGA
- a CDS encoding branched-chain amino acid ABC transporter permease: MLQFFIDTLLRTTDLALIALGLSMLYGLVKFPNVAHVQYAMCGAFLAYAGHSAGAPLAAALALASALTGLITLALQRLVFKRLLQGGPAIAMIGSLAIAMLLVAGVQGIAGSFPRMFSLPSMDPVVIGAARITPVQLGFCATTMALLLSFVGLLFRTRAGRAMRALASNPMLAEACGLDAQRITYAVTFISGAVAGLGGAMLALSTGAHINLGYDLLLPVFAAAILGGLGNPVGAVAGALLIALTETIVTHLDFGPLVGQELRFLPVAYIGAASFLILLLTLLFKPHGLFGAEVRRV; encoded by the coding sequence ATGCTGCAATTTTTCATCGACACTTTGCTGCGCACCACCGATCTGGCGCTGATCGCGCTGGGTTTGAGCATGTTGTACGGCCTGGTCAAGTTTCCCAATGTGGCCCATGTCCAATATGCGATGTGCGGGGCCTTTCTCGCCTATGCCGGCCACAGCGCCGGCGCTCCGTTGGCCGCCGCGTTGGCGCTGGCTTCGGCGTTGACGGGGCTGATCACCTTGGCGCTGCAGCGCCTGGTCTTCAAGCGCCTGCTGCAAGGCGGCCCGGCGATCGCGATGATCGGTTCACTGGCCATTGCCATGCTGCTGGTGGCCGGCGTGCAGGGCATTGCCGGCTCTTTTCCGCGCATGTTCTCCCTGCCTTCGATGGACCCGGTGGTCATTGGCGCGGCCCGCATCACCCCGGTGCAGCTTGGGTTTTGCGCGACCACCATGGCGCTGCTGCTGTCGTTCGTCGGGCTGCTGTTTCGCACCCGGGCCGGCCGGGCGATGCGCGCACTGGCCAGCAACCCGATGCTGGCCGAAGCCTGCGGCCTGGATGCGCAGCGCATCACCTATGCCGTGACCTTCATCAGCGGCGCCGTGGCCGGCCTGGGCGGCGCCATGCTGGCATTGTCCACCGGTGCGCATATCAACCTGGGCTACGACCTGCTGCTGCCGGTGTTCGCGGCTGCGATTCTCGGCGGCTTGGGCAACCCCGTCGGCGCGGTCGCCGGGGCCTTGCTGATCGCGCTGACCGAGACCATCGTGACCCACCTCGACTTCGGCCCCCTGGTGGGGCAGGAACTGCGCTTCCTGCCCGTGGCCTACATCGGCGCCGCGTCGTTCCTGATCTTGCTGCTGACCTTGCTGTTCAAGCCCCATGGATTGTTCGGCGCGGAGGTGCGCCGTGTTTGA
- a CDS encoding ABC transporter substrate-binding protein → MKKRNWLAACAAVALQGALCTPWPALAQASIRIGAVLPLTGPSATIGEDIRRGIMLGVDEVNANGGVLGKKLALIVEDSANNPTTALTAARKLATVDKVPAVIGEYSSSITLPMAQYLVKEGVAHVNIGSSSTKVRALGGAAYSLIGLEDAGNRHAVRDTYGMGWRKIAVIVPNNAFGQGVAEGFRHEFEKLGGKVLAQVLYAGGQSSYRRELQQLARSKPDAYLYSAYGQESAVINRESKELGLRQVPWYAYIMSMCVSDTPAENVEGQIGMDVGAAKGELGKAYETAFRARHKEGFKSAFNGYGYDAVRMLAAALTQAKGSSSADVQRGLKEVGAGGFAGVTGTIAFDAEGQRIDPPYDNLRYQGGRLVPR, encoded by the coding sequence ATGAAAAAACGCAATTGGCTTGCAGCGTGCGCCGCTGTCGCGTTGCAGGGCGCGCTGTGCACGCCCTGGCCCGCGCTGGCGCAGGCCAGCATACGGATCGGTGCCGTGCTGCCGTTGACCGGCCCGTCCGCCACCATCGGCGAGGACATCCGCCGCGGCATCATGCTCGGCGTCGATGAGGTCAACGCCAACGGCGGCGTGCTCGGCAAGAAACTGGCGCTCATCGTCGAGGACTCGGCGAACAACCCGACCACGGCGCTGACCGCTGCCCGCAAACTGGCCACGGTGGACAAAGTCCCTGCCGTCATCGGCGAATACTCTTCGAGCATTACCCTGCCGATGGCGCAGTACCTGGTCAAGGAAGGCGTCGCGCATGTCAACATCGGCAGCAGCAGCACCAAGGTGCGCGCGTTGGGCGGGGCCGCTTACAGCCTGATCGGGCTGGAAGACGCCGGCAACCGCCATGCGGTGCGGGATACTTACGGCATGGGCTGGCGCAAGATCGCCGTCATCGTGCCCAACAACGCCTTTGGGCAGGGCGTGGCCGAGGGCTTCAGGCACGAGTTCGAAAAGCTCGGCGGCAAGGTGCTGGCGCAGGTGCTCTATGCCGGCGGCCAATCCTCCTACCGGCGCGAGTTGCAGCAGCTCGCGCGCAGCAAGCCCGATGCCTATCTGTACTCCGCCTACGGGCAGGAATCGGCGGTCATCAACCGCGAGAGCAAGGAACTGGGCCTCAGACAGGTTCCCTGGTACGCCTACATCATGAGCATGTGCGTGTCGGACACCCCCGCCGAAAACGTCGAAGGCCAGATCGGGATGGATGTGGGCGCGGCCAAAGGCGAGTTGGGCAAGGCTTACGAAACCGCGTTCCGGGCCCGGCACAAGGAAGGCTTCAAATCCGCGTTCAACGGCTATGGCTATGACGCCGTGCGGATGCTGGCCGCCGCGCTGACGCAGGCCAAGGGCAGCAGTTCTGCCGATGTCCAAAGAGGTCTCAAGGAGGTCGGCGCCGGCGGGTTCGCCGGCGTCACCGGCACCATTGCCTTCGATGCCGAAGGCCAGCGCATCGACCCGCCCTACGACAACTTGCGCTACCAGGGCGGCAGGCTGGTGCCGCGATAA
- a CDS encoding maleate cis-trans isomerase family protein yields MTREGSPVRHAVDLERAAPYTVVPFRMDAGLMARAAIGLVVLASDQTMEYEWRRILTDVPGLAFFAARMPSPADISPGSLAAMEKDIAGAVDLLVPGVALHVVAFGCTSGTIVIGEQRVFGHLRAARPQVRCTSPITAAMAGLHQLGARRIALISPYVVAINALFRRHIEADGVQVARIASFNHANDAQVARIDRASLESAIVGAGSAADVDAVFVACTSLRMCELTRDVEQALGKPVISSNSAMAWHALRLAGIDDRLPRWGRLFEQPAGARAGGPDPGRLSRAFFLGSS; encoded by the coding sequence ATGACGCGAGAGGGTAGTCCGGTGCGCCATGCCGTCGACCTCGAGCGCGCTGCGCCCTATACCGTCGTGCCGTTTCGGATGGATGCCGGATTGATGGCGCGCGCGGCCATCGGACTGGTGGTGCTGGCCAGCGACCAGACCATGGAATACGAGTGGCGCCGCATCCTGACCGATGTCCCCGGCCTGGCGTTCTTCGCGGCGCGCATGCCCAGCCCGGCGGACATCTCGCCCGGTTCGCTCGCGGCCATGGAAAAAGACATTGCCGGCGCAGTCGATCTGCTGGTTCCCGGCGTCGCGCTGCACGTGGTGGCGTTCGGCTGCACTTCCGGGACCATCGTCATCGGCGAGCAACGGGTCTTCGGTCATCTTCGCGCCGCCAGACCCCAGGTGCGCTGCACCAGCCCCATCACCGCAGCCATGGCCGGGCTGCACCAGCTCGGGGCCAGGCGCATCGCGCTGATCTCCCCCTATGTCGTGGCCATCAACGCACTTTTTCGGCGCCACATCGAGGCCGATGGCGTGCAAGTGGCGCGCATTGCTTCGTTCAACCACGCCAACGACGCGCAAGTGGCGCGCATCGACCGCGCATCGCTCGAAAGCGCCATCGTCGGCGCCGGTTCCGCTGCGGATGTCGACGCGGTCTTCGTCGCCTGCACCAGCCTGCGCATGTGCGAGCTCACGCGCGATGTCGAGCAAGCGCTGGGCAAGCCGGTCATCTCCAGCAACAGCGCGATGGCCTGGCATGCGCTGCGTCTGGCCGGCATCGATGACCGGCTCCCGCGATGGGGGCGGCTGTTCGAGCAGCCAGCGGGCGCCCGGGCCGGCGGCCCGGACCCCGGCCGGCTTTCTCGGGCATTCTTTCTTGGGAGCTCCTGA
- a CDS encoding D-amino acid dehydrogenase, with amino-acid sequence MKTVILGAGVVGVATAYYLAREGHEVLVIERQPEVARETSFANAGLVAPGHSYTWASPKAPGILLKSLFLQGQALRLKLRLDPPMWAWGLQFLRHCTTARWRQNTTRKLHLCRYSQQLLQALTAAERLEYQRTEGGALYIYRDAPALERGIGAMRVLSDAGLPLQTLTPGQVAQREPALADAQAQIAGAIFCPSDESGDARLFTCQLAQRCERMGVQFLMNRPIEGWEHSADRISAVRTAGGTVAGDHFVLALGSYSPILASRLGYRLPIYPVKGYSVTLPIRPGDQAPTLGGVDEHHLVAWARFGDRLRLTATAEFAGYDTGHVPQDFDGMLALARQLFPRGADYDRPEYWSCLRPMTPSGAPILGRTRHRNLFLNTGHGHMGWTMACGTARIVSDIICGRQPGHSLEGLTHDARG; translated from the coding sequence ATGAAGACCGTCATCCTCGGCGCTGGCGTGGTCGGCGTGGCGACGGCCTACTACCTGGCCCGGGAGGGGCACGAGGTGCTCGTGATCGAGCGCCAGCCAGAGGTGGCGCGGGAGACCAGTTTTGCCAACGCCGGGCTGGTGGCCCCCGGGCATTCCTACACCTGGGCGTCGCCGAAGGCGCCCGGGATCTTGCTCAAATCGCTGTTTCTCCAGGGCCAGGCCCTGCGCTTGAAACTGCGCCTGGATCCGCCAATGTGGGCCTGGGGCTTGCAGTTTCTGCGCCATTGCACCACCGCGCGCTGGCGCCAGAACACGACGCGCAAACTGCACCTGTGCCGCTATTCGCAGCAACTGCTGCAAGCGTTGACGGCCGCCGAGCGCCTGGAGTATCAGCGCACCGAAGGCGGGGCGCTCTACATCTACCGGGACGCGCCAGCCCTGGAGCGCGGGATCGGGGCGATGCGCGTGCTGTCCGACGCCGGCCTGCCGTTGCAGACCCTGACACCCGGACAAGTGGCGCAGCGCGAGCCGGCATTGGCCGACGCGCAAGCGCAGATCGCCGGCGCGATTTTCTGCCCCAGCGACGAAAGCGGCGACGCCCGCCTGTTCACCTGCCAACTGGCACAACGCTGCGAGCGCATGGGCGTGCAGTTCCTGATGAATCGCCCGATCGAAGGCTGGGAGCACAGCGCCGATCGCATCTCGGCGGTGCGCACGGCCGGCGGCACCGTGGCCGGCGACCACTTCGTGCTGGCGCTGGGCAGTTATTCGCCGATCCTGGCGTCACGCCTCGGATACCGCCTGCCCATTTATCCGGTCAAGGGCTATTCGGTGACGCTGCCGATCCGCCCCGGCGACCAGGCGCCGACCCTGGGCGGCGTAGACGAGCATCACCTGGTGGCCTGGGCACGGTTCGGCGACCGTTTGCGCCTGACCGCAACGGCCGAGTTCGCCGGCTACGACACCGGGCATGTGCCGCAGGACTTCGACGGCATGCTCGCGCTGGCGCGCCAACTGTTTCCCCGGGGCGCGGACTACGACCGCCCCGAGTACTGGTCCTGCCTGCGCCCGATGACGCCATCCGGCGCGCCCATTCTGGGCCGCACGCGCCATCGCAACCTGTTCCTGAACACCGGGCATGGCCATATGGGCTGGACGATGGCCTGCGGCACTGCCCGCATCGTCAGTGACATCATCTGCGGGCGCCAGCCCGGGCACAGCCTGGAGGGGCTGACCCATGACGCGAGAGGGTAG
- a CDS encoding RidA family protein, translating into MNIQRIRPNARMSAAVVCNGLVFVAGQVADDASADVAGQTTQILAKIDQLLAEAGSSKERIVSANIWLADIATFGQMNGIWDAWVPAGEPPARACVESRLAFPQYTVEIAVIAAQGR; encoded by the coding sequence ATGAACATCCAGCGCATTCGGCCCAACGCCCGCATGAGCGCCGCCGTGGTCTGCAACGGCCTGGTTTTCGTCGCCGGCCAGGTGGCCGACGATGCCAGCGCCGATGTGGCGGGGCAGACGACGCAGATTCTGGCCAAGATCGATCAGTTGCTGGCCGAGGCCGGCAGCAGCAAGGAGCGCATCGTGAGCGCCAACATCTGGCTCGCGGATATCGCTACCTTCGGCCAGATGAACGGCATCTGGGACGCCTGGGTGCCGGCGGGCGAGCCGCCGGCGCGCGCCTGCGTGGAGTCCAGGCTCGCGTTCCCGCAGTACACGGTGGAGATCGCCGTGATCGCGGCCCAGGGCCGTTGA
- the rpoH gene encoding RNA polymerase sigma factor RpoH, which yields MTIQSGSATLSLAPANPWTLVPALGNLDAYIAAVNRLPLLTYEQEQSYARQFKEHNDLDAAGRLVLSHLRLVVSIARQYLGYGLPHGDLIQEGNIGLMKAVKRFDPDQGVRLVSYAMHWIKAEIHEYILKNWRMVKVATTKAQRKLFFNLRSMKQGFKADAGATDAATYRDTLSEHEIDAVAAQLHVKREEVIEMETRMSGGDVLLDPAPSDDGEQAFGPIAYLADASHEPTALIESRQRDALATDGIAKALASLDERSRRIVQERWLKVNDDGTGGMTLHDLAAIYGVSAERIRQIEVAAMKKMKQALVKYA from the coding sequence ATGACCATTCAATCCGGCTCCGCAACGCTGAGCCTGGCTCCCGCCAACCCTTGGACGCTGGTGCCTGCGCTGGGCAACCTCGACGCTTATATTGCCGCCGTCAACCGCCTGCCCCTGCTCACGTATGAGCAAGAGCAAAGCTACGCGCGCCAGTTCAAGGAACACAACGATCTGGACGCCGCTGGCCGGCTGGTGCTGTCGCACCTGCGCCTGGTGGTGTCGATTGCGCGCCAGTACCTGGGCTACGGCCTGCCGCACGGCGACCTGATACAGGAAGGCAATATCGGCCTGATGAAAGCCGTCAAGCGCTTCGACCCCGACCAGGGCGTGCGCCTGGTCAGCTACGCCATGCACTGGATCAAGGCCGAGATCCACGAATACATCCTGAAGAACTGGCGCATGGTCAAGGTGGCAACCACCAAGGCCCAGCGCAAGCTGTTCTTCAACCTGCGCTCGATGAAGCAGGGCTTCAAGGCCGACGCCGGCGCCACCGATGCTGCCACCTACCGCGACACGCTGTCCGAGCACGAAATCGACGCCGTCGCGGCGCAGCTCCATGTCAAGCGCGAAGAAGTCATCGAGATGGAAACCCGCATGTCCGGCGGCGATGTGCTGCTCGACCCGGCGCCATCGGACGATGGCGAGCAGGCCTTTGGCCCGATTGCCTACCTGGCCGATGCCTCGCACGAGCCGACGGCGCTGATCGAGTCGCGCCAGCGGGATGCGCTGGCCACCGATGGCATTGCCAAGGCGCTGGCCAGCCTGGACGAGCGCAGCCGGCGCATCGTGCAAGAGCGCTGGCTCAAGGTCAACGATGACGGAACGGGCGGCATGACGCTGCACGATCTGGCCGCCATTTACGGCGTGAGCGCCGAACGCATCCGCCAGATCGAGGTGGCGGCCATGAAGAAGATGAAGCAGGCGCTGGTCAAATACGCCTGA
- a CDS encoding IS110 family RNA-guided transposase: MSEPVYVGIDVAKRTFEVATTGQAQTFSLGNDEAGHAQLCQLLAPLSPRLVLLEATGGYEQDLALALSAAGLRVSVINPRQARDFARCMGKLAKTDRIDAQALRGFAALLDAQGHEPRMLADEQQRELTALVVRRRQLVAMLVAERQRLALAHPKAKPSILRIMATIAEQLNDLDGQLKEHVLAHHADLAALLTSVKGVGPTTASTLLAQLPELGQLNRKQITSLVGLAPINRDSGTLRGQRHIFGGRADVRRVLFVAALVGTRFNPVLKAFYARLLAAGKPKKVALVACMHKLLVILNAIARTKSPWRNELAEAV, encoded by the coding sequence ATGAGTGAACCCGTTTATGTAGGTATCGACGTGGCCAAGCGCACCTTCGAGGTGGCCACCACTGGTCAAGCACAGACCTTCAGTCTTGGCAACGATGAGGCCGGGCATGCCCAGTTGTGCCAACTGCTGGCGCCGCTGTCGCCGCGCCTGGTGCTGCTGGAGGCCACTGGCGGCTACGAGCAGGACCTGGCGCTTGCCTTGTCCGCGGCAGGCTTGCGTGTGTCGGTGATCAATCCGCGCCAAGCACGCGACTTTGCCCGCTGCATGGGCAAACTGGCCAAGACCGATCGCATCGATGCGCAGGCGCTGCGCGGCTTTGCAGCCTTGCTGGACGCCCAGGGTCACGAGCCGCGCATGCTGGCCGACGAGCAGCAGCGCGAGTTGACCGCCCTGGTGGTGCGCCGCCGCCAACTCGTGGCCATGCTGGTGGCCGAACGCCAGCGACTGGCCCTGGCACATCCCAAGGCCAAGCCCAGCATCCTGCGGATCATGGCTACCATTGCCGAGCAACTCAACGACCTGGACGGGCAGCTCAAGGAGCATGTCCTGGCACACCACGCCGATCTGGCGGCCTTGCTGACCTCGGTCAAGGGCGTGGGTCCCACCACGGCCAGCACGCTGCTGGCGCAACTGCCCGAGTTGGGCCAGCTCAATCGCAAGCAGATCACCTCGCTGGTGGGCTTGGCCCCCATCAATCGGGACTCGGGCACGCTGCGTGGGCAGCGCCACATCTTCGGTGGTCGCGCCGACGTGCGCCGCGTGCTGTTCGTGGCCGCCTTGGTAGGCACGCGCTTCAATCCCGTGCTCAAAGCCTTCTATGCAAGGCTGCTGGCCGCCGGCAAGCCCAAAAAGGTCGCTCTGGTCGCCTGCATGCACAAGTTGTTGGTCATCTTGAACGCCATCGCTCGCACCAAGTCGCCTTGGCGCAACGAGCTTGCTGAAGCGGTTTGA
- a CDS encoding Bug family tripartite tricarboxylate transporter substrate binding protein, with the protein MSRLVCRHSWLWLVALASAACWAQGAAPAAWPNQPLKIIVGFPAGSSPDLTARLFAEPLSKALGQPVIVDNKVGAGGNIAADAVAKARDDHTIGLMINGNLTIAKQLNPALPYDPLQDFAPLSLIGTAPLVLTAPVDPSGVSASARDFFAAARKGGDRWNYGTPGVGTVGHIGTELLKSRSRINPVHVPYPGYAQVASALLGGQLQMALLPPALAQAQVRAGKLRAIGVTSAGRSLLAPELPSLAEAGIEDFQLEIWNAFAAPASMPAAIRSRLAALIGDLARSQEMRDKLFQQGWQTVGSSPEGLANRIQADARLLGGVIAAHRIEAR; encoded by the coding sequence ATGTCACGCCTCGTTTGCCGTCATTCTTGGCTGTGGCTCGTCGCATTGGCGAGCGCAGCCTGCTGGGCCCAGGGCGCAGCCCCCGCGGCATGGCCGAACCAGCCCCTGAAGATCATCGTCGGCTTTCCGGCCGGTTCATCCCCCGACCTGACCGCGCGCCTGTTCGCCGAACCTCTGTCCAAGGCCCTGGGCCAGCCCGTGATCGTCGACAACAAGGTGGGGGCGGGCGGCAACATTGCCGCCGATGCCGTGGCCAAGGCGCGCGATGACCACACCATCGGCCTGATGATCAATGGCAACCTGACCATCGCCAAGCAACTGAACCCGGCCCTGCCCTATGACCCGCTCCAGGATTTCGCGCCGCTGAGCCTGATCGGCACCGCCCCGCTGGTGCTGACCGCGCCCGTGGACCCGTCTGGCGTATCCGCCAGCGCCCGGGACTTTTTCGCCGCCGCCCGCAAAGGCGGCGACCGTTGGAATTACGGCACGCCGGGGGTGGGAACGGTGGGCCATATCGGCACCGAACTGCTCAAGTCGCGCAGCCGCATCAACCCGGTGCATGTGCCCTACCCCGGCTATGCGCAGGTGGCCAGCGCGCTGCTGGGCGGGCAGTTGCAGATGGCGCTGCTGCCCCCGGCATTGGCGCAGGCCCAGGTGCGCGCCGGCAAGCTGCGCGCGATTGGCGTCACGTCTGCCGGACGCAGCCTGCTGGCCCCGGAACTGCCGAGTCTGGCGGAAGCCGGCATCGAGGATTTCCAACTCGAAATCTGGAATGCCTTTGCCGCCCCGGCGAGCATGCCCGCCGCCATTCGGTCCAGGCTGGCCGCGCTGATCGGCGACCTGGCCCGCAGCCAGGAAATGCGCGACAAGCTGTTCCAGCAGGGCTGGCAGACGGTCGGCTCCTCGCCCGAAGGGCTGGCCAACCGCATCCAGGCCGACGCCCGGCTGCTGGGCGGCGTGATTGCCGCGCACCGGATCGAGGCCCGGTAG